A genomic window from Glycine max cultivar Williams 82 chromosome 17, Glycine_max_v4.0, whole genome shotgun sequence includes:
- the LOC100813913 gene encoding uncharacterized protein — MNTRKHSIPSPRNFPSANTSPVNFRRSSPKTHLSARKLAARLWHLRFFNLESSPPRVKRSAQEVTRRDSRKLLGETKLIGGESLLLSELLRAQTCINRLNAEKLLWKRRELKKNQSMLEDLKDKLARERTSRERMESMNAKLVLELAQAKLYAKQFMVYYKEEKRKREIIEQVCNELAMQIGEGKAKLEGMEEERNMLHIAGLLREESIQMKLLDAKLSLEDKYNQMIQLIAHLQSFLSSRGDQQAAQSLNVEISCDFTKSNDVFHERLIQVEPYYPSSLIGPSSTVHIVSLDEDHSLNNNANQNIHGLGTEAECCENACYNHSDSLALQKSQDSKIVNCKGRFARNLVKTTFMSKGSGESGFRQWELLGQPKSAESVNPHITRGMKGCIEWPRGISKINSKVIPLEERVRKQKSQLQHILKPH; from the exons ATGAACACTCGCAAACACTCAATTCCTTCACCGCGCAACTTCCCTTCCGCCAACACCTCTCCCGTCAATTTCCGCCGCAGCTCCCCGAAGACTCACCTTTCCGCCAGGAAGCTCGCAGCGCGTTTATGGCACTTGCGCTTTTTCAAT CTTGAATCTTCTCCGCCACGTGTCAAGCGTTCAGCGCAAGAGGTTACCAGACGCGATAGCAGGAAGCTTCTCGGAGAAACCAAATTAATAGGTGGTGAGTCTCTTCTCCTCTCAGAACTCCTTCGTGCTCAAACCTGCATTAACAGGCTCAATGCTGAAAAGCTTCTCTGGAAGCGTCGAGAACTCAAGAAGAATCAATCAATGCTAGAGGACTTAAAGGATAAGTTAGCCAGGGAAAGGACAAGTAGGGAGAGAATGGAATCAATGAATGCCAAATTAGTTCTTGAGCTTGCCCAAGCAAAACTATATGCCAAGCAATTTATGGTTTACTACAAGGaggaaaagaggaaaagagaaaTAATAGAGCAAGTGTGCAACGAATTGGCGATGCAAATAGGAGAAGGCAAGGCTAAGCTGGAGGGAATGGAGGAAGAGAGGAACATGCTTCACATAGCAGGGCTGCTGCGTGAAGAGAGCATCCAAATGAAGCTACTCGACGCCAAACTTTCCCTGGAAGATAAGTATAATCAGATGATCCAATTGATTGCGCATCTGCAAAGTTTCTTGAGCTCAAGAGGTGATCAACAGGCAGCTCAATCACTCAATGTTGAAATTTCATGTGACTTCACCAAGTCAAATGATGTTTTTCATGAGAGACTGATTCAAGTTGAACCGTACTATCCTTCCAGTCTCATTGGCCCCTCTTCCACCGTCCACATCGTAAGTCTTGATGAAGATCATTCCCTCAACAATAATGCTAACCAAAACATTCATGGATTAGGAACTGAGGcagaatgttgtgaaaatgctTGTTACAATCACTCTGATTCCCTGGCACTACAAAAATCACAAGATTCAAAAATTGTTAACTGTAAAGGGAGATTCGCAAGAAACTTAGTTAAGACTACTTTTATGAGTAAAGGTTCGGGTGAAAGTGGTTTCAGACAATGGGAATTATTGGGACAACCAAAATCTGCAGAGTCTGTGAATCCGCACATAACTCGTGGGATGAAAGGATGCATAGAATGGCCACGAGGCATTTCCAAAATCAATTCCAAGGTCATCCCTTTGGAAGAAAGAGTGCGAAAACAGAAATCTCAGTTACAACATATACTTAAGCCGCATTAA
- the LOC100791751 gene encoding uncharacterized protein LOC100791751 has protein sequence MGNCCEPASSMEWDGEDWSDLTTSKKTRSSKVFDETHANADHGHELSLGKVQKEKLMGALRASLKIKISKKELEELLEKQQEQEVNKKQVGRASAEQVLVRLIKARHQYNDSRQGLWMPMLESIPEVS, from the coding sequence ATGGGAAACTGTTGTGAGCCGGCATCATCAATGGAGTGGGACGGCGAAGATTGGAGTGATTTGACGACGTCCAAGAAGACAAGATCAAGCAAGGTGTTTGACGAAACTCATGCTAATGCTGATCATGGTCATGAGTTGAGTTTAGGGAAAGTGCAGAAGGAGAAGCTTATGGGAGCGCTAAGAGCTTCTCTTAAGATAAAGATTTCAAAGAAAGAGTTGGAAGAATTATTGGAGAAGCAACAAGAACAAGAGGTTAATAAGAAGCAAGTAGGGCGAGCTTCTGCAGAACAAGTTCTGGTTCGCTTAATAAAGGCTAGACATCAATATAATGATTCCCGTCAAGGATTGTGGATGCCCATGCTAGAAAGTATTCCTGAGGTTAGTTGA
- the LOC100814446 gene encoding uncharacterized protein, with product MGNCCKPASSTEWDGEDWSDLTSKKTRSSKVFDEAHGHGHGLSLGKVQKEKLMEALRVVSPDANGKVRIKISRKEFAELLEKQQQVNKKQVGRASAEQVLLRLINARDDDARHRFWRPELESIPELG from the coding sequence ATGGGAAACTGCTGTAAGCCGGCATCATCAACGGAGTGGGACGGTGAAGACTGGAGTGATTTGACGTCCAAAAAGACCAGATCAAGCAAGGTATTTGACGAAGCTCATGGCCATGGTCATGGGTTGAGTTTAGGGAAAGTGCAGAAGGAGAAGCTTATGGAAGCGCTAAGAGTTGTTTCTCCTGATGCCAACGGGAAGGTGAGGATAAAGATTTCAAGGAAAGAGTTTgcagaattgttggagaagcaACAACAGGTTAATAAAAAGCAAGTAGGGAGAGCTTCTGCAGAACAAGTTCTGCTTCGCTTAATAAACGCCAGAGATGATGATGCTCGTCACAGATTCTGGAGGCCCGAGCTAGAGAGTATTCCTGAGCTAGGTTAG
- the LOC100814979 gene encoding agamous-like MADS-box protein AGL62 has product MDMFKQNQKKKNTGRKKIEIKKLEKASNKQVTFSKRRTGLFKKASELCILCNAYVAIIVFSPADKLFCFGHPDIDSIIGRYLKGDNNAEFEPAAKSSKEKSVSYEECNRQYEAATKKLELEKKNLAQTEILAKGWNRRWWNDPIDQMSEQQLEQFMMSIYELRKKLTERTGELMMLGTMT; this is encoded by the coding sequence ATGGATATGTTTAAGCAgaatcagaagaagaaaaacactgGCCGGAAAAAGATTGAGATCAAGAAGCTTGAAAAGGCTAGCAACAAGCAAGTGACGTTCTCAAAAAGAAGAACAGGACTATTCAAAAAAGCCAGTGAACTCTGCATTTTATGCAATGCTTATGTAGCCATAATTGTGTTTTCTCCTGCTGACAAATTGTTCTGCTTTGGCCATCCAGACATCGACTCCATAATTGGTCGCTATCTCAAAGGAGACAACAACGCAGAGTTTGAACCAGCAGCAAAGtcatcaaaagaaaaatcagtgtcatATGAGGAGTGTAACAGACAGTACGAAGCGGCCACAAAGAAGTTGGAGTTGGAAAAGAAGAACTTGGCACAAACTGAGATTTTGGCTAAGGGTTGGAACAGAAGGTGGTGGAACGATCCCATTGATCAGATGAGTGAGCAACAGTTGGAGCAGTTTATGATGTCCATTTACGAGTTAAGGAAAAAACTGACAGAAAGAACAGGTGAATTGATGATGCTTGGGACCATGACGTAg
- the LOC100815511 gene encoding uncharacterized protein, with product MGNCCKAASPMAWDGEDWSDLTSSKKTTSSHGHGLSLGKVQKEKLMGALRASPDANGKVKIKISKKELAELLEKQQQKQVNKKQVGRASAEQVLLCLIKARDDDARHRLWRPELESIPELGYS from the coding sequence ATGGGAAACTGTTGCAAGGCGGCATCACCAATGGCGTGGGACGGGGAGGACTGGAGCGATTTGACGTCGTCCAAGAAGACGACCTCAAGTCATGGTCATGGGTTGAGTTTAGGGAAAGTGCAGAAGGAGAAGCTTATGGGAGCGCTAAGAGCTTCTCCTGATGCCAATGGGAAGGTGAAGATAAAGATTTCAAAGAAAGAGTTGGCAGAATTGTTAGAGAAGCAACAACAGAAACAGGTTAATAAGAAGCAAGTAGGGCGAGCTTCTGCGGAACAAGTTTTGCTTTGCTTAATAAAAGCCAGAGATGATGATGCTCGTCACAGATTATGGAGGCCCGAGCTAGAGAGTATTCCTGAGCTAGGTTATAGTTGA
- the LOC100816043 gene encoding uncharacterized protein has translation MGNCCEAASSMEWDGEDWSDLTSKKTRSRKVFDEAHGHGHGLRLGKVQKEKLMGSLRASPDANGKVKIKISKKEFEELLLKQEKHVNNKKQLGRASAEQVLLRLINARDNDARHRFWTPVLESIPELG, from the coding sequence ATGGGAAACTGTTGTGAGGCGGCATCATCAATGGAGTGGGACGGCGAGGACTGGAGTGATTTGACGTCCAAGAAGACAAGATCAAGAAAGGTGTTTGACGAAGCTCATGGTCATGGTCATGGGTTGAGACTAGGGAAAGTGCAAAAGGAGAAACTAATGGGATCGCTAAGAGCTTCTCCTGATGCCAATGGGAAGGTGAAGATAAAGATTTCaaagaaagagtttgaagaattgTTGTTGAAGCAAGAAAAACATGTTAATAACAAGAAGCAACTAGGGAGAGCTTCTGCAGAACAAGTTCTGCTGCGCTTAATAAACGCCAGAGATAATGATGCTCGTCACAGATTCTGGACGCCCGTGCTAGAGAGTATTCCTGAGCTAGGTTAG
- the LOC100816568 gene encoding uncharacterized protein encodes MGNCCKAASSMEWDGEDWSDLATSKKTSLRKVFDEAHAHVHHGHGLSLGNVQKEKLMRSLRAFPDANGKANIKISKKELVELLEKQQQTNKKQVGRVSAEQVLLRLTRARDHDAARHGLWKPVLESIPELIS; translated from the coding sequence ATGGGAAACTGTTGCAAGGCAGCATCATCAATGGAGTGGGATGGCGAGGACTGGAGTGATTTGGCGACGTCCAAGAAGACCAGCTTGAGGAAGGTGTTTGACGAAGCTCATGCTCATGTTCATCATGGTCATGGGTTGAGTTTAGGAAATGTGCAGAAGGAGAAGCTCATGAGATCGCTAAGAGCTTTTCCTGATGCTAATGGGAAGGCGAATATAAAGATTTCAAAGAAAGAGTTGGTggaattgttggagaagcaACAACAAACTAATAAGAAGCAAGTAGGGAGAGTATCTGCAGAACAAGTTCTGCTTCGCTTAACAAGGGCTAGAGATCATGATGCAGCTCGTCACGGATTATGGAAGCCCGTGCTAGAGAGTATTCCGGAGTTAATTAGTTGA
- the LOC100817103 gene encoding uncharacterized protein, with protein sequence MNQQNQGSGPPLNVPMKRKRGRPRKEESVVQGANVPVMPGSNNVLNSNQTAGTTTVCDDEMVGKVVTGVIDGTFNAGYLLSVKVADTDAFLRGLVFVEDQVSPVNVENDVAPHVKMIERKEIPIPVVNPQAEIHGSVPSSVQCNKQSFEPELQQVPMSEEQVLPTEIHSGISGLLENQSSSTLIPNSISSEGIPQGIQEPGHVNQSTSILSELDHDKTVKQGETLHELDASTQVKESSADGGETKVSEAVSELINLVPPIENTNMELGTGQQTLPYVQQLNEPNISNIEFNLIPVSAEPEALSCEQTTKTVNYFVEKQELPKTDVLEDTKTKLAIETSSNVDTSNSNGKPSTDVVSIPVVGSNHRLDTSQPESMPSEQVGKSVPSESKFSSEGHDLWGKRDPQNCSSFGDINKVDFNQPTESLAKSIESEKQIGSDT encoded by the coding sequence ATGAACCAGCAGAATCAAGGATCAGGCCCTCCATTGAATGTTCCAATGAAACGAAAACGTGGCCGACCACGAAAAGAAGAAAGTGTAGTTCAAGGGGCGAATGTGCCTGTAATGCCTGGTTCTAACAATGTGTTGAACTCCAACCAAACAGCAGGTACAACAACTGTTTGTGATGATGAAATGGTGGGGAAGGTAGTCACTGGTGTCATTGATGGCACTTTTAATGCTGGATATCTTCTTAGTGTTAAGGTGGCAGACACTGATGCTTTCTTAAGAGGCCTTGTGTTTGTAGAAGACCAAGTTTCTCCAGTTAATGTAGAAAATGATGTGGCTCCACATGTCAAAATGattgaaaggaaagaaattcCAATTCCAGTTGTTAACCCACAGGCAGAGATACATGGTTCTGTTCCCTCATCAGTGCAATGCAACAAGCAATCTTTTGAGCCAGAATTACAGCAGGTGCCTATGTCTGAAGAGCAAGTGCTACCAACTGAGATCCATTCTGGCATCTCGGGTTTACTTGAGAATCAATCTTCCTCTACTTTGATACCCAATTCCATTTCCAGTGAAGGAATTCCACAGGGGATACAAGAGCCCGGGCATGTGAATCAGTCTACCTCTATCTTGTCAGAGTTGGATCATGACAAAACTGTTAAACAAGGGGAAACATTGCATGAACTTGATGCTTCCACACAGGTAAAAGAATCTAGTGCTGATGGAGGAGAAACAAAAGTCTCGGAAGCAGTATCTGAACTCATCAACCTAGTTCCACCAATTGAAAACACCAATATGGAGCTCGGAACAGGACAGCAGACTCTGCCTTATGTGCAGCAGCTGAATGAAccaaatatatcaaatattgaATTCAACCTGATCCCTGTATCTGCTGAACCTGAAGCCTTGTCATGTGAGCAGACTACTAAAACTGTTAATTACTTTGTGGAGAAGCAGGAGTTGCCAAAAACTGATGTGCTAGAAGATACAAAGACAAAGCTTGCTATTGAGACTTCAAGCAATGTTGACACCTCAAACTCAAACGGAAAACCAAGTACTGATGTTGTTAGCATTCCTGTTGTGGGATCAAACCATAGACTTGACACCAGCCAGCCTGAATCCATGCCATCTGAACAggttggtaaatctgttccttcTGAGTCCAAGTTCTCATCTGAAGGACATGATTTGTGGGGGAAGAGAGATCCCCAGAACTGTAGCTCTTTTGGTGACATCAATAAGGTGGATTTCAATCAACCTACTGAATCTTTAGCCAAGTCAATAGAATCTGAGAAACAGATTGGATCAGACACTTGA
- the LOC100796848 gene encoding polyadenylate-binding protein RBP45, which produces MMQAGPGGMAQQANQQYAQQQQQQQQQAYMMMPPQPQPPQMWAPSAQPPSQSVAPPQPTSADEVRTLWIGDLQYWMDENYLYTCFAHTGELASVKVIRNKQTSQSEGYGFIEFTSRAGAERVLQTYNGTIMPNGGQNFRLNWATFSAGERRHDDSPDHTIFVGDLAADVTDYLLQETFRARYPSAKGAKVVIDRLTGRTKGYGFVRFGDESEQVRAMSEMQGVLCSTRPMRIGPASNKNPSTQSQPKASYQNPQGAQNEHDPNNTTIFVGNLDPNVTDDHLRQVFGQYGELVHVKIPAGKRCGFVQFADRSCAEEALRVLNGTLLGGQNVRLSWGRSPSNKQAQPDANQWNGSGGGGYYGYAQGGYENYGYAPAGQDPNMYGSYPGYANYQPPQQPQQIGYS; this is translated from the exons atgatgcaGGCTGGACCCGGCGGCATGGCCCAACAAGCGAACCAGCAATACGCacagcaacagcaacaacaacaacaacaagcctACATGATGATGCCGCCGCAGCCTCAGCCCCCTCAGATGTGGGCCCCATCGGCCCAGCCTCCGTCCCAATCGGTAGCTCCTCCGCAACCCACCAGCGCCGATGAGGTCCGTACCCTCTGGATCGGCGATTTGCAGTACTGGATGGACGAAAATTATCTCTATACCTGTTTCGCACACACCGGCGAG CTGGCTTCAGTTAAAGTCATTAGGAACAAACAAACTAGTCAATCGGAGGGATATGGGTTTATTGAGTTTACTAGTCGAGCTGGTGCCGAGAGAGTCCTTCAAACATACAATGGCACCATTATGCCGAATGGCGGGCAGAACTTCAGATTGAACTGGGCAACTTTTAGTGCAGGTGAGAGGCGTCATGATGACAGCCCGGATCACACCATATTTGTTGGAGACCTGGCTGCAGATGTTACGGATTATCTTCTGCAAGAGACATTTCGGGCACGATATCCTTCAGCTAAGGGGGCCAAAGTTGTAATTGATAGGTTAACTGGACGGACAAAGGGCTATGGTTTTGTTAGGTTTGGAGATGAGAGTGAACAGGTTAGGGCTATGAGTGAAATGCAAGGGGTTCTTTGTTCAACAAGGCCCATGCGAATTGGACCAGCCTCTAATAAAAACCCTAGCACTCAGTCTCAGCCAAAAG CATCATATCAGAATCCTCAAGGGGCACAGAACGAGCATGATCCAAATAATACCACT ATTTTTGTTGGGAATTTGGATCCTAACGTCACGGATGATCATCTGAGACAAGTTTTTGGGCAGTATGGGGAGTTAGTTCATGTGAAGATTCCAGCTGGCAAGAGATGTGGATTTGTCCAATTTGCGGACAG GAGCTGTGCAGAAGAGGCACTGCGGGTTTTGAATGGCACACTTTTAGGCGGACAAAATGTTCGGCTTTCATGGGGCCGAAGTCCTTCAAACAAACAG GCTCAACCAGATGCAAACCAGTGGAAtggtagtggtggtggtggatacTATGGATATGCGCAGGGGGGCTATGAAAATTACGGTTATGCCCCTGCTGGACAGGATCCCAATATGTATGGCAGTTATCCTGGCTATGCAAATTACCAACCACCCCAGCAACCGCAGCAAATAGGATATAGCTAA